DNA from Asanoa sp. WMMD1127:
AGGCGGTCAACCGCGCGGGCGGCCCCCACGACTGGCCGCCGCTGCTCTACCTCTGCTATGCCCGCCACGACCGGTCCCTCGACGAGGCCGCCGTGCTCGCGACGGCGCGCCTGCTGCTGGAGTCCGGCGCCGACCCCGACGCCCGGTTCCACTGGCAGGGCCTCGACCCGCCGTTCACGGCCCTGACCGGCGCGTTCGGCGGTGGCGAGCGCGGTCAGCCGCCACACCCGCACGCGATCGCGCTGGCCCGGGTGCTGCTCGACGCGGGCGCCGACCCCAACGACGGCCAGACGCTCTACAACCGCCAGTTCACGCCGGACGACAGCCATCTCGAGCTGCTCTTCGCCTACGGACTGGGCCGCGGCGAGGCCGGCGCCGCGCTGCTCCGCGACCAGCTGCGCTGGGCGATCACGCACGGCATGACCGATCGCGCGCGCCTGCTCGCCGCCCACGGGGTCGACGTCGAGACGCCGTTCCCGTCGGGGCCGACCCCGGCGGCGCTGGCCCTCACCTCCGGCTATCCGGAAATGGTGGCCGCCCTCGGCGTCCCGGCGCCGACCCTGACCCCGCCGGACGCGTTGACAGCGGCCGCGCTGACCGCCGACCGGGCGACCTGGGACGCGCTCCGCGCCGAGCATCCCGACGAGATCGAGTCGCTCCGGGCGCAGCGGCCCGGCCTGACGGTGTGGGCCGCTTCCCACGGCCGCCCCGGCGCGGTCGGGATCCTGCTCGACGCCGGCTGGCCGGTCGACGCGATGGGCCGCACCGACGTCCCGCGCGACGACCCGTGGCAGACCGCGCTGCACGCGGCCGCGCAGGCCGGCGACGTCGCGCTGGCCCGCGACCTGCTCGCCCGCGGGGCCGACCCGACGATCCGCGACGCCCAGTTCGGCGGTACGCCCGGCGACTGGGCGCGCTTCTTCCAGCACCCCGAGGTGGCCGCCCTGCTGACCCCGACCGACCCGGACGGGCCTTGAAATAGATTCCGTTTTATGCTATGATGTCCGGGTTGGTGGTTAGCCTCGGAGCGTGCAGACCTCCGTTCCCAGCCAGACCGCCTTCCTCGCCGCCGCCGCCCGGGCCGCCCACCGGCTCGTCGACGGCCAGCCGCGCATCCTCGACGACCACCTGGCCGAGCCCCTGCTCGGCGACCGGGCCGACGAGCTGCTCGCCTATCACCGCCAGCACGGGGACCACCCGATCCTGGCCGGCGCCCGGGCGCAGACCGTGCTCCGCAGCGCCTACACCGAGCGCGCCCTGCGTACGTTCGTCCACCGTGGACCGAGCCAGTACGTCCTCCTCGGCGCCGGCCTGGACACCTCCCCGTACCGGCTGGACCTGGCCGGCACGCCGGTCTTCGAGCTCGACCACCCGACGACGTCGGCGGCCAAGCGGGCTGCGCTGACCGCGGCGCAGGTGCCCACCGACGGTGTCACCTTCGTCCCGGTCGACCTGGCCGGCGCCTCCCTGACCGAGGCGCTCGAAACCCTCGACCCGACGAGGCCGACCTTCGTCGCCTGGCTCGGCGTGGTGATGTACCTGTCCCCCGACGAGGTGGCCCGCACGACCGCCGCCCTGGCGGCGGCCCTCGCCCCCGGGTCGGAGCTGATCTTCGACCACCTGCTCCCGCCGGAGCTGCGCGACGCGGCCGGCGACGACTACGCGCGACAGGTCAGCGCGGTCGCGGCAGCGGACGGCGAACCCTGGCGTTCCAGCTTCGTCCCGGCTGCCGTCGCCGGCCTCCTGACGACGACCGGCTGGACGACGCTGGCCCAACCCGAGGCCCGCGCCGCCGTGCCACCATCCACATGGGACCGACACGACGCCCTGCGCCCGATGGGCATCTCCGCCCTGGCCCACGCGCACCTCAGCTGACCGCGGCGCGGGCCTCGTTCAGCGCCGGCTGGTGGGCCGCGCTCCAGGCGCAGATGGCGGCGAGCGGCTCGAGGAGGGTGCGGCCGAGCGGCGTCAGCGCGTATTCGACCCGGGGCGGATTCTCCGCGTACGCCGTGCGGGTGATCAACCCGTCGCGTTCCATCGCCCGCAGCGACTCGGTCAGGACCTTGGGGGTGATGCCGCGCAGCGGCCGCAGCAGCTCGCCGAACCGGCGCGGACCGTCGCGGAGGCAGACGACCAGCTTCGTCGTCCACTTGTCGCCGATGCGGATGAGCGGCCGGGTGTCGGCGCAGGCGGCGAACAGGTCCGGGTCGAGTGGTCGCGTCACGCCACCCACCGTAGCCAGTTTCGTTGCGGTAACCGGCCCACCGGGGGCTACCGTCCGCCGCATGCCGCACATCATCGTCTTCGGCGCCGGCGGCCGGGCCGGTCGGCGCATCGTCGCCGAGGCCCGCCGCCGGCGCCACGCCGTCACCGCCGTGGTCCGCGACCCGGCCCGCCACCCCGACCTCGACGCGACCGCCGGCGACGTCACCGACCCCGCCCGCGTCGCCACCCTCGCC
Protein-coding regions in this window:
- a CDS encoding ankyrin repeat domain-containing protein, which encodes MRAPVVAYLELACLSYAEDDDEAPRRAAAAAQLLAEHPVIARTDPHVAAAASDVDSLARQLADDPEAVNRAGGPHDWPPLLYLCYARHDRSLDEAAVLATARLLLESGADPDARFHWQGLDPPFTALTGAFGGGERGQPPHPHAIALARVLLDAGADPNDGQTLYNRQFTPDDSHLELLFAYGLGRGEAGAALLRDQLRWAITHGMTDRARLLAAHGVDVETPFPSGPTPAALALTSGYPEMVAALGVPAPTLTPPDALTAAALTADRATWDALRAEHPDEIESLRAQRPGLTVWAASHGRPGAVGILLDAGWPVDAMGRTDVPRDDPWQTALHAAAQAGDVALARDLLARGADPTIRDAQFGGTPGDWARFFQHPEVAALLTPTDPDGP
- a CDS encoding helix-turn-helix domain-containing protein — encoded protein: MTRPLDPDLFAACADTRPLIRIGDKWTTKLVVCLRDGPRRFGELLRPLRGITPKVLTESLRAMERDGLITRTAYAENPPRVEYALTPLGRTLLEPLAAICAWSAAHQPALNEARAAVS
- a CDS encoding SAM-dependent methyltransferase, with product MQTSVPSQTAFLAAAARAAHRLVDGQPRILDDHLAEPLLGDRADELLAYHRQHGDHPILAGARAQTVLRSAYTERALRTFVHRGPSQYVLLGAGLDTSPYRLDLAGTPVFELDHPTTSAAKRAALTAAQVPTDGVTFVPVDLAGASLTEALETLDPTRPTFVAWLGVVMYLSPDEVARTTAALAAALAPGSELIFDHLLPPELRDAAGDDYARQVSAVAAADGEPWRSSFVPAAVAGLLTTTGWTTLAQPEARAAVPPSTWDRHDALRPMGISALAHAHLS